The following is a genomic window from Bacteroidia bacterium.
AACTCCATGACACCACATAGCATTTCATCTCATTTCACCACGGCGCTGGCGCTGCTGAAGGATATCCTTCAGAGGCGCATCGCTGCGCATGTACACGGCACCGGTTTCGGTCTCGACGAGTTCGACGATGATGCGCGCTGGTCCGCCGTGGATACCTGCATCGGCGTGGCGGATTCGCTGGCGATGGAGGAGAAAATCATTCTTCTGCTCGCATTGGCACCGCAATTGCAGCCGGGTTTTTACGAACGTGTAATCGCGGAGGTGTTGCCTGAAGGAGGGGAATTCCCCGAATTCGGCGGTGTGAAAGGGCAGCAGCATCGCGCCATGCTGCCGACGGGCGAGACGGCGCTGTTCGTGCTCGCGGGCCTGGACATCGCGGGCCGCCTGCGCGCGCAGCGGCTCTTCAGCGACGACGCGGCGCTGGCGAAGCACGCGCTGCTGCAGCTCGAATACGTCAAGGAAGGCGAGCCCGCGATGAGTGGTCGCCTGCAGCCGGACGAGGACTGGCTGGAGAAAGTGCTCATCGGCTCGGACGCGTCGCCCGTCTACAGCGGCGAGTTTCCGGCCCGGCGCATCGGAACGAAGATGGAGTGGAGCGATCTGGTGCTGCATCCGCAGACCATGGAGCAGGTGGAGGATATACGACTCTGGACCGAACACGGCGCGAAGCTGCTGCGCGACGCGGTACTGGCGAAAAAAGTGAAACCCGGCTACCGCGTATTGTTTTACGGTCCGGCCGGCACGGGAAAGACCCTCACCGCCACCTTGCTCGGCAAGGAATACCAGCTGCCGGTGTACCGCATCGATCTCTCGCAGGTGGTGTCGAAGTACATCGGAGAAACGGAAAAACATATCGAATGGGTTTTTTCCCGCGCGGCACGGAAAAACTGGATCTTGTTCTTCGACGAAGCCGACGCCTTGTTCGGCAAGCGCACCACCGTGCAGAGCGCGCATGACAAATACGCCAATCAGGAGGTGGCCTATCTCCTTCAGCGCATCGAGGAATACGACGGTCTGCTTATCCTCGCGTCCAATTTCAAGAACAACATCGACGAAGCATTTTTGCGCCGCTTTCACTCCATCATCCATTTTCCCATGCCCGGCGCCTCCGAACGCCTCCGCATCTGGACCGGCAGCATCCCGGAGCTTCTGACGCCGGAGGAGAGCATCGACTGGTCCGCACTCGCCTCGCAGCATGAGATCTCCGGCGCCGGCATTGTCAACGTCATGCAATACGCGGCCCTTCGCGCCTTCGCCCGCGACGACAGCGCACTGCGCCTCCACGATGTGATGGAGGGGTTGCGGAAGGAATTCCGGAAGGAAGAGAAAGTGCTGTGATCGGGAGGTGCCACGCTGCGGCAATACGTGGCCCATTTCGTGAATGACATCAGCTTTTTCGCGCATTCACAAGTACCGTCACCCTGAGCGTAGCACCTGCGGCAGAATCATGGTTTGAGGTACTCTCGTTTACGGGTGCGTCCGCCTCAGGCGGAGAAGGGCCTGCGTCCGGTTTCTACGACTTTCGCAAGCACCGACTCCAAGATGTCATAAACTGTGTGCCCAGCAGTCCGCCTCAGGCGGACACCGGCCCATTTCGTGGGTGACATCAGCTTTTTCGCGCATTCACAAGTACCGTCACCCTGAGCGTAGCACCCGCAGCAAAATCTTGGTTTGAGGTACTCTCGTTTACGGGTGCGTCCGCCTCAGGCGGAGAAGGGCCTGCGTCCGGTTTCTACGACTTTCGCAAGCACCGACTCCAAGATGTCATTAACCGTGTGCCCACCAGTCCGCCTGGGCGGATACCGGCCCATTTCGTGGATGACATCAGCTTTTTCGCGCATTCACAAGTACCGTCACCCTGAGCGTAGCACCCGCGGCAAAATCTTGGTTTGAGGTACTCTCGTTTACGGGTGCGTCCGCCTCAGGCGGAGAAGGGCCTGCGTCCGGTTTCTACGACTTTCGCAAGCACCGACTCCAAGATGTCATTAACCGTGTGCCCACCAGTCCGCCTGGGCGGATACCGGCCCATTTCGTGGATGACATCAGCTTTTTCGCGCATTCACAAGTACCGTCACCCTGAGCGTAGCACCCGCAGCAAAATCTTGGTTTGAGGTACTCTCGTTTACGGGTGCGTCCGCCTCAGGCGGAGAAGGGCCTGCGTCCGGTTTCTACGACTTTCGCAAGCACCGACTCCAAGATGTCATTAACAGGAGTTGTTCTCTGTTACCCATCGACGATTGCCCCTGCATAACCTCTTCAAGTATTCATTGGTGAAGAGGAAATGCAAATCCTTGATGACGCAGATACCGTTATCGGTGGCCTGGACCTGTCTATTGACGGGTGAAAGTGCCGAAATGATAAAAAAAACACGAAAAAAATCGCGAAATCACTCCGTACACTTGCAACTGTATTACTGCCTTGCCTATATTGGTACTCCAACTTAACTTAAATGTGAAGTGAAGATTACACTCGTCCGAATCCAACAAGCAACGTACCTCGATTCGCGCCAGCGTAGTCAGCGACGGACCCTCTACAGCTACACCAAAGACGATGAGCGTCTTACCGAGTTCGAAAAATTTCTTGAGAACGAGCAACTTAAGCAGCATTCTGCGCATCGACACATAATCGTACGTTTAACAGAGCTGTTGTTCACAACAGGATTCCTGCGAGTGCTTCTTACAGATGACGGAGATTCTGAACATCGAACATACAAGCTTCGTGAGAAGGGTAGGAAAAATGAGCACCATCTCAGGCTTTTCGGTGCCAGGTTCAGCGATAATCTTTTTATCGTCGGCAACGGGGGGGTCAAACCGAAGGACGAGGAACACGCGAGAACCGAGTACAACTCCGAGTTGAAACGTGCGAGAGACGAATTGGCGGCGATACAAGCCGCGATACGAGCCTGGCCGGGCTATCGGCTGATTGATGGTAAATCTGACTTTTCCGGCTTACCGGACCATTTTGAGATCCAGGAAATATTTTGAAAGGTGTACAAATGTCTATCCTAGAGCGCTTTCTGCAGACCGTTACGAGAAGTGAGAAGCGTGAGGTTGAGTTCAAGCATACGATAGCGCTGCGAATTCAGAGCGCGTTAGAGGAAAAGAAATGGTTGCAGCGGGATCTGGCGGACAAGATGAACCTGTCTGAGGCACGCATAAGCTACATACTCAAAGGTGAGGCGAATCTCACGCTACGAGCCATCGCCCGCCTTGAAGAAGCTTTGGATACGGAACTCCTGTATACTGAGCAGAGACAACCTGAAGCGACGGAAGCTTTTCTGCAACACCTGCTTCAACCGCAGCGCACCATGGTCTGGCCGGTGACGACACATATCCCAACGCTTGCGCAGCCGAATGAAGAGGAGTACCGTGTGCCATTTTCACTTTTGGCGCAACGCGCACGTCAAACGGCAGGAGTGTAATATGTATCCCTACTGCAATCTACAACTCGAATACTACTCCCTGGATTCTTTGAACATTCAGGCAAACGACGCCTTTGAGCCCGGGAAGTACGCGGAGTTCAACGATCATCTGGACTGCGATTTCGATTTCTTCAAGAAAGAAGATGAGGAACGCTTCATGATGCCTGTTTCGATTGCGGTGAATGCCGGGTCTGAACTCACTGAAATTATACCGTACTCTCTGGAAATAAAACTCACAGCTTTTTTTAAACATGATCCGGATATCAACCCGGATGCCGTTAAATTTTCACCGCCGGAGATCGTCCAAAACTGTTTCATGGCGGCGTACTCGCTCGCACGGGTAATTCTCGACGATGTGACGTCGAAATCCAGGAATGGAAGATATTTGCTGCCTCTGGTGGATGTCGCCTCTATCATGAAGGAGAAAAATAGGCGTCAGGAGGAAGAAACCGCATCTACTGAGGAAGCAAACATTGAACATCAGTTGTAAAGGGGACTTGCTTTGATGCCCTCGTGCTTATCCGTTGTGTATCCCTCCGTCACAGGTTCGCCCCAAGCCTCGTCGAGGTCGTCCTGTCGGTACTCGTTCGATTCTGTTTACAGAACTGATCTATCAGCCCGGAAAACAACTGGCAATTGCTTTGGCAACAAATTCTGATAGGATTAGATTCAATAATTTGGGGAAGAACCGGTACGTGAATATCGCCCTCATTATTCTTGTTCTCAGTACACTCGCTACAGTGGCCTATGTCTTCACCGAATCGATTTGGCATGTGCTTAGTATTGGAGCAATCACTACCAGCGGGATTATATTAAATTCCCAATCAGCCGGTACAAAAAAGACCCGATGGTTCGGCAACATTATTCTTTTCCTTGGGATGGTGTTTAGCATCTACGCAACTTCAAGCGAGGATACTGAAAATCTTAGAGTGAGCAAGCAGATCCTCTCCAGTAACATGGAAATCATTGCGAAGTTAGACTCAGGTTTTCGCGGCGACACGAGTTCAGTGTCTGTATGGAGAACCGAAGAATTCAGCGATGACGGGAGGGATGCTCGCGAAAGTGATTTTTATGGTAAATCGATTGAAGTCATTAATAAAGGATTACTGAAGTATCTCAGCGACTCTGAGATCAAAGAGATGTCCTTGGTGAAACCTGTGCTCCGCCTTGACGCTTCGCAATCAAAGAACTCGGTGGTCATTGATATCGAATCTATCAACGAAGAAGGGACCTCGATTGATGCGCTGTATTTGAAATTTGATATACCTGGAATAATGACAGGATACTCATTCAGATACCGAGATAAAGCTGATTTGGACACGTTGTACGCCCGCCTTCTCACGGGACATGGTGGTAAAACCACTTCTGAAACTGTCTATGTCTCCTTTAAACGTGTTTTTCCGACCTCATTTGTGCGACTTGTCGTCGACTACATTCCCACCAAGATCGGTTCTGACCCTGACTTCAGCGCTCGAGCATTGCAAAGCATGAAAATCGAGCAGATGAAAGGAATCACCCTTCCTCCGGAGTTTCTCGATCTTCATGATTATTTGCGCTGTTCGTATTTTTGGTCATACAAAGGGATCATGAAACCTGAGTACATGTTTCATGACATGGCAGCTCTCAGCTACATCCGGGAAGACAATTTTAACATGGCCCAACGGTTGGATTGGTTCAAAGACACAAGTGACGTCCGGTCAATGGAGCTTCGGCGAAGAAAATGGTGAGGTGCTCACTCGTTGACGGCGGTGAGGCGGATCAGGCGGTTTCATACGGAGTGGTTAAGGCGTTGCGCGTTTGCTGCTGAAACTCAAAATATTCGGTCACCTAATCTAATCGATTACGAGCATTCGGACTGAAGATAAATTCTATGGCGCTCGATGAACGTATCCAGCACGTCGACTCGCAGAACCGTTGGCGTGTGAGATATTGAGTGGATAGACTTCTTGGGAGGGGCGGGGGAATTACACCCCCCTTGCTCTAGTCCTCACGCGTTTAGCGCCCACTTCATGAATGTAGTGCTCAGTTGCTTCTGGCTACAAGTGACAAAACCGTAAGTTAGGTCGCCCCGCTAGAGCCGCCCCAAGAGCCATTACTGCAAATACGAGTTCCATAGTAACCTCCTTCAAAACGATTTGAATTATGATGACGAGGGCTCTGCAGCCTGA
Proteins encoded in this region:
- a CDS encoding helix-turn-helix domain-containing protein; translated protein: MKGVQMSILERFLQTVTRSEKREVEFKHTIALRIQSALEEKKWLQRDLADKMNLSEARISYILKGEANLTLRAIARLEEALDTELLYTEQRQPEATEAFLQHLLQPQRTMVWPVTTHIPTLAQPNEEEYRVPFSLLAQRARQTAGV
- a CDS encoding ATP-binding protein — protein: MTPHSISSHFTTALALLKDILQRRIAAHVHGTGFGLDEFDDDARWSAVDTCIGVADSLAMEEKIILLLALAPQLQPGFYERVIAEVLPEGGEFPEFGGVKGQQHRAMLPTGETALFVLAGLDIAGRLRAQRLFSDDAALAKHALLQLEYVKEGEPAMSGRLQPDEDWLEKVLIGSDASPVYSGEFPARRIGTKMEWSDLVLHPQTMEQVEDIRLWTEHGAKLLRDAVLAKKVKPGYRVLFYGPAGTGKTLTATLLGKEYQLPVYRIDLSQVVSKYIGETEKHIEWVFSRAARKNWILFFDEADALFGKRTTVQSAHDKYANQEVAYLLQRIEEYDGLLILASNFKNNIDEAFLRRFHSIIHFPMPGASERLRIWTGSIPELLTPEESIDWSALASQHEISGAGIVNVMQYAALRAFARDDSALRLHDVMEGLRKEFRKEEKVL